The following are from one region of the Ochotona princeps isolate mOchPri1 chromosome 15, mOchPri1.hap1, whole genome shotgun sequence genome:
- the CAND1 gene encoding cullin-associated NEDD8-dissociated protein 1, whose amino-acid sequence MASASYHISNLLEKMTSSDKDFRFMATNDLMTELQKDSIKLDDDSERKVVKMILKLLEDKNGEVQNLAVKCLGPLVSKVKEYQVETIVDTLCTNMLSDKEQLRDISSIGLKTVIGELPPASSGSALAANVCKKITGRLTSAIAKQEDVSVQLEALDIMADMLSRQGGLLVNFHPSILTCLLPQLTSPRLAVRKRTIIALGHLVMSCGNIVFVDLIEHLLSELSKNDSMSTTRTYIQCIAAISRQAGHRIGEYLEKIIPLVVKFCNVDDDELREYCIQAFESFVRRCPKEVYPHVSTIINICLKYLTYDPNYNYDDEDEDENAMDADGGDDDDQGSDDEYSDDDDMSWKVRRAAAKCLDAVVSTRHEMLPEFYKTVSPALISRFKEREENVKADVFHAYLSLLKQTRPVQSWLCDPDAMEQGETPLTMLQSQVPNIVRALHKQMKEKSVKTRQCCFNMLTELVNVLPGALTQHIPVLVPGIIFSLNDKSSSSNLKIDALSCLYVILCNHSPQVFHPHVQALVPPVVACVGDPFYKITSEALLVTQQLVKVIRPLDQPSSFDATPYIKDLFTCTIKRLKAADIDQEVKERAISCMGQIICNLGDNLGSDLPNTLQIFLERLKNEITRLTTVKALTLIAGSPLKIDLRPVLGEGVPILASFLRKNQRALKLGTLSALDILIKNYSDSLTAAMIDAVLDELPPLISESDMHVSQMAISFLTTLAKVYPSSLSKISGSILNELIGLVRSPLLQGGALSAMLDFFQALVVTGTNNLGYMDLLRMLTGPVYSQSTALTHKQSYYSIAKCVAALTRACPKEGPAVVGQFIQDVKNSRSTDSIRLLALLSLGEVGHHIDLSGQLELKSVILEAFSSPSEEVKSAASHALGSISVGSLPEYLPFVLQEITSQPKRQYLLLHSLKEIISSASVLGLKPYVENIWALLLKHCECAEEGTRNVVAECLGKLTLIDPETLLPRLKGYLISGSSYARSSVVTAVKFTISDHPQPIDPLLKNCIGDFLKTLEDPDLNVRRVALVTFNSAAHNKPSLIRDLLDTVLPHLYNETKVRKELIREVEMGPFKHTVDDGLDIRKAAFECMYTLLDSCLDRLDIFEFLNHVEDGLKDHYDIKMLTFLMLVRLSTLCPSAVLQRLDRLVEPLRATCTTKVKANSVKQEFEKQDELKRSAMRAVAALLTIPEAEKSPLMSEFQSQISSNPELAAIFESIQKDTTSTNLESMDTS is encoded by the exons GTTTATGGCTACAAATGATTTGATGACAGAACTGCAGAAAGACTCCATTAAATTGGATGATGATAGTGAAAGGAAAGTAGTGAAAATGATTTTGAAGTTATTGGAAGATAAAAATGGTGAGGTACAAAATTTAGCTGTGAAATG tCTTGGCCCTTTAGTGAGTAAAGTAAAAGAATACCAAGTCGAGACAATTGTGGACACACTCTGTACTAATATGCTTTCTGACAAAGAACAGCTTCGAGATATTTCAAGTATTGGCCTTAAAACAGTCATTGGAGAGCTTCCTCCAGCTTCTAGTG GTTCTGCATTAGCTGCTAATGTTTGTAAAAAGATTACTGGACGGCTTACCAGTGCAATAGCAAAGCAGGAGGACGTGTCTGTGCAGCTAGAAGCCTTGGATATTATGGCAGATATGTTGAGCAG gcaaGGAGGACTTCTTGTTAATTTCCATCCTTCAATCCTGACCTGTCTGCTCCCCCAGTTGACCAGCCCTAGACTTGCAGTGAGGAAAAGAACCATTATTGCTCTTGGTCATCTGGTTATGAGCTGTGGAAATATAGTCTTTGTAGATCTTATCGAACATCTGTTATCAGAGTTGTCCAAAAATGATTCCATGTCAACAACAAGAACCTACATACAGTGTATTGCTGCTATTAGTAGGCAGGCTGGCCATAGAATAG GTGAATACCTTGAGAAGATAATTCCTTTGGTGGTAAAATTTTGTAATGTAGATGATGATGAATTAAGAGAGTATTGCATTCAAGCCTTTGAATCATTTGTGAGAAG ATGTCCGAAGGAAGTATATCCTCATGTTTCTACTATTATAAATATTTGTCTAAAATATCTTACCTATGATCCAAATTATAATTATGatgatgaagatgaagatgaaaaTGCTATGGATGCCGATGGTGGTGATGACGATGATCAAG GGAGTGATGATGAATACAGTGACGATGATGACATGAGCTGGAAAGTGAGACGAGCTGCTGCCAAGTGCTTGGATGCTGTGGTTAGCACAAGACATGAAATGCTCCCAGAATTCTACAAGACCGTGTCTCCTGCACTGATATCCAGATTTAAGGAGCGTGAAGAGAATGTGAAAGCCGACGTTTTTCATGCATACCTTTCTCTTTTGAAGCAAACCCGTCCTGTGCAAAGTTGGCTGTGTGACCCTGATGCAATGGAACAGGGAGAAACACCTCTCACCATGCTTCAGAGTCAG GTTCCCAACATTGTGAGAGCTCTGCATAAGCAGATGAAAGAGAAGAGTGTGAAGACGCGGCAGTGCTGCTTTAACATGTTAACGGAGCTGGTGAATGTGTTACCTGGGGCTCTAACACAGCACATTCCAGTACTTGTGCCAG GAATCATTTTCTCACTGAATGATAAATCAAGTTCATCAAATTTGAAGATTGATGCTTTGTCATGCCTTTATGTAATCCTGTGTAACCACTCTCCTCAAGTCTTCCATCCTCATGTTCAGGCTCTGGTCCCTCCTGTGGTGGCGTGTGTTGGAGACCCATTTTATAAGATTACTTCAGAAGCACTTCTTGTTACTCAACAGCTTGTCAAAGTAATCCGTCCGTTAGATCAGCCTTCCTCGTTTGATGCAACTCCTTACATCAAAGATCTGTTTACCTGTACCATTAAGAGGTTAAAAGCAGCCGACATTGATCAGGAAGTCAAGGAAAGGGCTATTTCCTGTATGGGACAAATTATTTGCAACCTTGGAGACAACTTGGGTTCTGACTTGCCTAACACACTTCAGATTTTCTTGGAGAGACTAAAGAATGAAATTACCCGTTTAACTACGGTGAAAGCGTTGACACTGATTGCTGGGTCACCACTAAAGATAGATTTGAGGCCTGTCCTGGGAGAAGGGGTTCCTATCCTTGCTTCATTTCTCAGGAAAAACCAGAGAGCTTTGAAACTGGGTACCCTTTCTGCCCTAGATATTCTAATTAAAAACTACAGTGACAGCTTGACAGCTGCCATGATTGACGCAGTGCTGGACGAGCTCCCGCCTCTTATCAGTGAAAGTGATATGCATGTTTCTCAGATGGCTATCAGTTTTCTTACTACCCTGGCAAAAGTATATCCCTCTTCCCTTTCAAAGATAAGTGGATCTATCCTCAATGAACTTATTGGACTAGTGAGATCACCCTTGTTGCAGGGGGGAGCTCTCAGTGCCATGTTAGACTTTTTCCAAGCTCTGGTTGTCACTGGAACAAATAATTTAGGATACATGGATTTGTTGCGCATGCTGACTGGTCCAGTTTACTCTCAGAGCACGGCTCTTACTCACAAGCAGTCTTATTATTCCATTGCCAAATGTGTAGCTGCCCTTACTCGAGCGTGCCCTAAGGAGGGACCAGCTGTCGTAGGTCAGTTCATTCAAGATGTCAAGAACTCAAGATCTACAGATTCCATTCGTCTCTTAGCTCTGCTTTCTCTTGGAGAAGTTGGGCATCATATTGACTTAAGTGGGCAGTTGGAACTGAAATCTGTAATATTAGAAGCCTTTTCGTCTCCTAGTGAGGAAGTAAAATCAGCCGCATCCCATGCCTTAGGCAGCATTAGTGTGGGCAGCCTCCCCGAGTACCTGCCATTCGTCCTGCAAGAAATAACCAGTCAACCCAAGCGGCAGTACCTTCTGCTTCATTCCTTGAAGGAGATTATTAGCTCTGCATCAGTGCTGGGCCTTAAACCATATGTTGAAAACATATGGGCCTTATTGTTAAAGCACTGTGAGTGTGCAGAGGAAGGAACCAGAAATGTTGTTGCTGAATGTCTAGGAAAACTCACTCTCATTGATCCGGAAACTCTCCTTCCACGCCTGAAGGGGTATTTAATATCAG GCTCATCATATGCTCGAAGCTCGGTGGTTACAGCTGTTAAATTTACTATTTCTGACCATCCTCAACCTATTGATCCACTATTAAAAAATTGCATAG GAGATTTCCTCAAAACGTTGGAAGATCCAGATTTGAATGTACGAAGAGTTGCCTTGGTCACATTCAATTCAGCAGCGCATAACAAGCCATCGTTAATCAGGGATCTTTTGGATACTGTTCTTCCACATCTTTACAATGAAACAAAAGTTAGAAAGGAACTCATAAGAGAG GTAGAAATGGGTCCATTTAAACACACAGTTGATGACGGTCTGGATATCAGAAAGGCAGCTTTTGAGTGTATGTATACACTCCTAGACAGTTGTCTTGATAGGCTAGATATCTTTGAATTTCTAAATCATGTTGAAGATGGCTTGAAGGATCATTATGATATTAAG ATGCTAACATTTTTGATGTTGGTGAGACTGTCTACTCTTTGTCCGAGTGCAGTACTACAGAGGTTGGACCGACTTGTTGAACCATTACGTGCCACTTGTACAACTAAG GTAAAGGCAAACTCAGTAAAGCAGGAATTTGAAAAGCAAGATGAATTAAAGCGATCGGCCATGAGAGCAGTAGCAGCACTGCTAACCATTCCAGAAGCAGAAAAGAGTCCACTGATGAGTGAATTCCAGTCACAGATCAGTTCTAACCCTGAGTTGGCGGCCATCTTTGAAAGTATCCAAAAAGATACAACGTCCACTAACTTGGAATCAATGGACACTAGTTAG